ATTACATCCTCAGCGGCCAGGAGTCGCACCTCAAGGATGTGCCGACGCAGAAAGGCAGCTGGAAGAAAATCATCACCAGCCGCAATTTCTACGCCATCGCTTCGGCACGAATCCTCTCCGAGCCTGCCTGGCAGACATTCAACGCCTGGATTCCGCTGTATCTGATGACCGAGCGACACATGAATATCAAGGAAATCGCCATGTTCGCCTGGCTGCCGTTCCTGGCGGCTGATGTCGGCTGCGTATTGGGCGGCTACTTGAGCCCGTTCTTCCACAAGTACTGCAAAGTCTCGCTGTTCACTTCGCGCAAGCTGGTGCTGCTGTTCGGCGCGTCCTGCATGATCGGCCCGGCATGCATCGGTCTGGTGGACAGCCCGTACACCGCCATCGCGTTGCTGTGTGTCGGTGGCTTTGCGCACCAGACGCTTTCCGGCGCGCTGTATTCGATCACTTCCGACTCATTCGGCAAAAACGAAGTGGCAACCGCGACCGGCATGGGCGGCATGTTCGGCTATCTCGGCGCAGCGGCGTTCACCCTGGTGTTCGGCGTGCTGGTGACCAAGATCGGCTACAGCCCGCTGTTCGTGGTGTTGGCGATCTTCGATGTGGTGGCGGCGATTGTGGTGTGGAACGTTGCCCGGGAATTGCCGAAGCAGCCTGATCCGGTTGCTGTCGAGCCAGGAAGTGCGCCGCTGTTACCGACCGTTTGATGGCGCGGTGATTATCAATGTGGGAGCGAGCTTGCTCGCGAAGGCGGTTTCAGATCGGGGATTTCGCCAAACGCAAGCCACTTCGCGAGCAAGCTCGCTCCCACAGAGCTGAAGTCGTTTTTTTGTAACACAACGCGTCTATCTTCAACCGTGCCCGCAGAAACACGCGGGTACGGACACCACGATTTTCATAGGGGGCGCGCCTTAGGCAGGGAGCGACCCCTTTTTTTATCTGCTCATATGCAATTAAGTGCTTAATAAATAGCTTCTTATTCCTTAACGAATATATGTCCCTTCCTTATACTTGGCCTCATGACCGCACCCC
This genomic window from Pseudomonas sp. G.S.17 contains:
- a CDS encoding MFS transporter; translation: MVGLVTAGLIVNYLARNTLSVAAPTLMSELSISTEQYSHIVVAWQVCYALMQPVAGYIIDAIGTKMGFAIFAVAWSAACAAAAFATGWQSLAIFRGMLGLTEAAGLPAGVKATTEWFPAKERSVAIGWFNIGSSVGALLAPPLVVWAILQSGWELAFLIVGALGVLWSGLWLLLYKHPRDQKRLSDTERDYILSGQESHLKDVPTQKGSWKKIITSRNFYAIASARILSEPAWQTFNAWIPLYLMTERHMNIKEIAMFAWLPFLAADVGCVLGGYLSPFFHKYCKVSLFTSRKLVLLFGASCMIGPACIGLVDSPYTAIALLCVGGFAHQTLSGALYSITSDSFGKNEVATATGMGGMFGYLGAAAFTLVFGVLVTKIGYSPLFVVLAIFDVVAAIVVWNVARELPKQPDPVAVEPGSAPLLPTV